Proteins encoded within one genomic window of Tabrizicola piscis:
- the typA gene encoding translational GTPase TypA, protein MELRNIAIIAHVDHGKTTLVDELLKQSGAFRANEAVSERAMDSNDIERERGITILAKCTSVEWHGARINIVDTPGHADFGGEVERILSMVDGVCLLVDAAEGPMPQTKFVLAKALALGLRPIVVLNKVDKPDAEPDRALNEVFDLFANLGADDDQLDFPHVYASGRSGWADKELDGPRKDLSALFDLIVAHVPAPKVLSRVDEPFSMLATTLSADPYLGRILTGRVESGRITTGTTLKSLSRTGDRLEQFRVTKILAFRGLTQTTIDEATAGDIVTLAGMTKATVADTLCAMEVDTALPSQPIDPPTITVTFGINDSPLAGRDGSKVQSRVIRDRLMKEAEVNVAIKIADTPGGEAFEVSGRGELQMGVLIENMRREGFELSISRPRVIFQDIDGVRNEPIEEVTIDVDDDYSGAVIDKLTGERKGELVEMKPAGVGKTRIIAHVPSRGLIGYQGQFLTDTRGTGVLNRIFHGWVPHKGPIQGRRQGVLISTEAGVSVAYALWNLEERGRMFIGPQEQVYVGMLIGEHSRENDLEVNPLKGKKLTNVRASGTDEAVRLTPHIKMSLEEAIAYIDDDELVEVTPKIIRLRKRLLDPNERKRQSRKD, encoded by the coding sequence ATGGAACTGCGCAACATCGCGATCATCGCACACGTCGACCACGGCAAAACCACCCTCGTGGACGAGCTTCTGAAGCAAAGCGGCGCCTTCCGCGCCAACGAGGCCGTTTCCGAACGGGCGATGGACAGCAACGACATCGAACGCGAACGCGGGATCACGATCCTTGCCAAGTGTACCTCCGTCGAATGGCACGGCGCGCGGATCAACATCGTCGACACCCCCGGCCACGCCGACTTTGGCGGCGAGGTGGAGCGGATCCTGTCGATGGTCGACGGCGTCTGCCTGCTGGTCGACGCCGCCGAAGGCCCGATGCCGCAGACGAAATTCGTGCTGGCCAAAGCGCTGGCTCTCGGCCTCCGCCCCATCGTGGTGCTGAACAAGGTGGACAAGCCCGACGCCGAACCCGACCGCGCCTTGAATGAGGTCTTCGACCTTTTCGCCAACCTTGGTGCCGATGACGACCAGCTGGACTTCCCACACGTCTACGCCTCGGGCCGCTCCGGTTGGGCCGACAAGGAACTGGACGGCCCGCGCAAGGACCTGTCCGCCCTGTTCGACCTGATCGTCGCCCACGTCCCCGCCCCGAAGGTGCTGAGCCGGGTGGATGAACCCTTCTCGATGCTGGCCACCACCCTGTCCGCCGACCCTTACCTTGGCCGTATCCTGACCGGCCGCGTCGAATCCGGCCGCATCACCACCGGCACCACGCTGAAGTCCCTGTCACGCACCGGCGACCGGCTGGAGCAGTTCCGTGTGACCAAGATCCTTGCCTTCCGTGGCCTGACCCAGACCACCATCGACGAAGCCACCGCTGGCGACATCGTGACCCTCGCCGGGATGACCAAGGCCACCGTCGCCGATACCCTTTGCGCGATGGAGGTGGACACCGCCCTCCCCTCGCAGCCCATCGACCCGCCGACAATCACCGTGACTTTCGGCATCAACGACTCGCCCCTTGCGGGCCGTGACGGCAGCAAGGTCCAGTCCCGCGTCATCCGTGACCGCCTGATGAAAGAGGCCGAGGTCAACGTCGCCATCAAGATCGCCGACACCCCCGGCGGTGAGGCGTTCGAAGTTTCCGGTCGCGGCGAACTGCAGATGGGCGTGTTGATCGAGAACATGCGCCGCGAAGGGTTCGAACTGTCGATCTCGCGCCCCCGGGTGATCTTTCAGGACATCGACGGTGTCCGGAACGAACCGATCGAAGAAGTCACCATCGACGTCGATGATGACTATTCCGGTGCCGTGATCGACAAGCTGACCGGCGAGCGCAAGGGCGAGCTGGTCGAGATGAAGCCTGCAGGCGTCGGCAAGACCCGGATCATCGCGCATGTGCCCTCACGCGGGCTGATCGGCTATCAGGGCCAGTTCCTGACCGACACGCGCGGCACGGGTGTCCTCAACCGCATCTTCCACGGCTGGGTGCCGCACAAGGGCCCGATCCAGGGCCGCCGTCAGGGTGTGCTGATCTCGACCGAGGCGGGGGTGTCCGTCGCCTACGCGCTCTGGAACCTGGAAGAACGCGGCCGCATGTTCATCGGCCCGCAGGAACAGGTCTATGTCGGTATGCTGATCGGCGAACACAGCCGCGAGAATGACCTTGAGGTCAACCCGCTGAAGGGCAAGAAGCTGACCAACGTCCGCGCCAGCGGCACGGATGAGGCGGTCCGCCTGACCCCGCATATCAAGATGTCGCTGGAAGAGGCGATTGCCTATATCGACGACGATGAACTCGTCGAGGTCACGCCCAAGATCATCCGTCTGCGCAAGCGCCTGCTGGACCCGAACGAACGCAAGCGTCAGTCGCGGAAAGACTGA
- a CDS encoding DUF1330 domain-containing protein, with protein MPTALWIAHVHVTDAEAYGRYAKEAGPAIAAHGGVFLARGGRYVQLEGNDRARNVVARFPSLEKAVECYNSPAYQAALAHAKGASLRDLMVVEEIE; from the coding sequence ATGCCAACTGCACTCTGGATTGCCCATGTGCATGTGACCGATGCCGAGGCCTATGGCCGCTATGCCAAGGAGGCCGGTCCCGCCATCGCGGCCCATGGTGGCGTATTTCTGGCCCGGGGTGGGCGCTATGTCCAACTGGAAGGCAACGACCGCGCCCGCAATGTGGTGGCGCGCTTTCCCAGCTTGGAAAAGGCGGTGGAGTGCTACAATTCCCCCGCCTATCAGGCTGCCCTTGCCCATGCAAAGGGCGCCAGCCTGCGCGATTTGATGGTGGTTGAGGAAATCGAGTAA
- the recA gene encoding recombinase RecA, which translates to MAVANLLDLNGKRDMDKAKALESALAQIERQFGKGSIMRLGADSPAMDIEATSTGSLGLDIALGIGGLPKGRIIEIYGPESSGKTTLTLHVVAEEQKKGGVCAFVDAEHALDPQYAKKLGVNLDELLISQPDTGEQALEIVDTLVRSGAVSLVVVDSVAALVPKSEIEGDMGDMQMGSQARLMSQAMRKLTASIGRSNCMVIFINQIRMKIGVMFGSPETTTGGNALKFYASVRLDIRRIGSIKEREDVVGNTTRVKVVKNKVAPPFKQVEFDIMYGEGISKTGELVDLGVKAGVVEKSGSWYSYGDERIGQGRENAKQFLKQNPAVAMEIEDKIRGANGLDFNVAGGGEEADVVDM; encoded by the coding sequence ATGGCGGTGGCAAACCTGCTCGACCTCAACGGGAAGCGTGACATGGACAAGGCGAAGGCTCTGGAAAGCGCGCTGGCGCAAATTGAACGTCAGTTCGGCAAGGGCTCGATCATGCGGCTGGGCGCCGACAGCCCGGCGATGGATATTGAGGCGACCTCGACCGGGTCGCTCGGTCTCGACATCGCGCTGGGGATCGGTGGCCTGCCCAAAGGCCGGATCATCGAAATTTACGGGCCGGAATCTTCAGGCAAGACCACGCTGACCCTGCATGTCGTTGCAGAAGAACAAAAAAAGGGCGGCGTCTGCGCCTTTGTTGACGCCGAACATGCGCTTGATCCGCAATATGCCAAGAAGCTGGGCGTGAACCTGGATGAACTTCTGATCTCGCAGCCCGACACCGGCGAACAGGCGTTGGAGATTGTCGATACGCTGGTCCGTTCTGGTGCTGTCAGCCTTGTGGTTGTCGACTCGGTCGCCGCGCTGGTGCCGAAATCGGAAATCGAAGGCGACATGGGCGACATGCAGATGGGCTCGCAGGCCCGGCTGATGAGCCAGGCGATGCGCAAGCTGACCGCCAGCATCGGGCGCAGCAACTGCATGGTGATCTTCATCAACCAGATCCGCATGAAGATCGGCGTGATGTTCGGGTCTCCCGAAACAACGACCGGCGGCAATGCGCTCAAGTTCTACGCCTCGGTGCGCCTCGACATTCGCCGCATCGGCTCGATCAAGGAGCGTGAAGATGTGGTCGGCAACACGACCCGCGTGAAGGTGGTCAAGAACAAGGTGGCCCCGCCCTTCAAGCAGGTGGAATTCGACATCATGTATGGCGAAGGCATTTCCAAGACGGGTGAGCTGGTGGACCTTGGGGTCAAGGCCGGTGTGGTTGAAAAATCCGGCTCCTGGTATTCCTACGGCGATGAGCGGATCGGTCAGGGGCGTGAGAATGCCAAGCAGTTCCTGAAGCAGAACCCCGCCGTCGCGATGGAGATTGAAGACAAGATTCGCGGCGCGAACGGGCTGGACTTCAACGTTGCCGGTGGCGGCGAAGAAGCCGACGTCGTGGATATGTAA
- a CDS encoding YitT family protein gives MTNPEKHSLIEDAQGVAYGATMAAFGIVILTHLGLVTGQTAGLAVLVSYATGWGFGPVFFAINLPFYVLAYLRMGPVFTAKTFVAVALLSALSLWLPTQVSFATLNPWVGAVLFGFLSGSALLALFRHGASLGGIGIVALMLQDRLGWRAGWVQLGFDAVLFAAAFAVIEARLVIISFLGALVVNLVVAINHRRDRYVAA, from the coding sequence ATGACCAACCCCGAAAAGCACAGCCTGATCGAAGACGCCCAAGGCGTCGCCTATGGCGCGACCATGGCCGCCTTCGGCATCGTCATCCTGACCCATCTGGGCCTTGTCACTGGCCAGACCGCAGGCCTTGCGGTGCTGGTGTCCTACGCGACCGGTTGGGGCTTTGGACCAGTGTTCTTTGCCATCAACCTGCCCTTCTATGTCTTGGCCTATCTGCGCATGGGGCCGGTCTTCACCGCCAAGACCTTCGTCGCCGTGGCGCTCTTGTCCGCGCTCAGCCTCTGGCTGCCAACGCAAGTCAGCTTTGCCACGCTGAACCCATGGGTTGGCGCGGTGCTGTTCGGCTTTCTGTCCGGCTCGGCGCTGCTGGCGCTGTTTCGGCATGGGGCAAGCCTTGGGGGCATCGGCATCGTGGCGCTCATGCTGCAAGACCGTCTGGGCTGGCGCGCGGGCTGGGTGCAGCTTGGATTTGACGCGGTCCTGTTTGCCGCGGCCTTCGCGGTGATCGAGGCGCGACTGGTCATCATCAGCTTCCTCGGCGCACTGGTGGTGAACCTTGTGGTGGCCATCAACCACCGCCGCGACCGCTATGTCGCCGCCTGA
- a CDS encoding YitT family protein: MTDPNRHSPLEDAQGIAFGVTMAAFGMHLLTHMGFVTGQTTGIAVLLAHVTGLPFAAVYFAVTLPFLGLAWRRLGARFALKTLATTAALSIMVALLPRWVDLGRIEPGFAAVLFGLLFGIAALAAIRHGGSFGGLSVLWIEVQDKTGFRAGTAQLLSDAVIFGLAAFIVPLETLLYSFLGAAVFSLFLAVNHRRDRYVAV, from the coding sequence ATGACCGACCCAAACCGCCACAGTCCTCTGGAAGACGCGCAAGGCATTGCCTTTGGTGTCACCATGGCTGCGTTCGGCATGCATCTTCTGACGCACATGGGCTTTGTCACCGGTCAGACCACCGGAATCGCCGTTCTGCTGGCCCATGTCACCGGCCTGCCCTTCGCCGCCGTCTACTTTGCCGTCACCCTGCCCTTCCTTGGCCTAGCCTGGCGCCGCCTTGGCGCGCGCTTTGCGTTGAAGACGCTGGCCACCACGGCGGCGCTGTCGATCATGGTGGCGCTCTTGCCCCGCTGGGTAGACCTTGGCCGGATCGAACCCGGCTTTGCCGCCGTGCTGTTCGGCCTCTTGTTCGGCATCGCCGCCCTTGCCGCCATCCGCCATGGCGGCAGCTTCGGCGGCCTCTCCGTCCTCTGGATTGAGGTGCAGGACAAAACCGGCTTTCGCGCCGGGACCGCGCAGCTTCTGTCCGACGCGGTGATCTTCGGTCTGGCCGCCTTCATCGTCCCGCTGGAAACACTCCTTTACAGCTTCCTTGGGGCTGCCGTGTTTTCCCTGTTCCTTGCCGTAAACCACCGACGCGACCGGTATGTCGCCGTCTAG
- a CDS encoding NADP-dependent isocitrate dehydrogenase, which produces MSKIKVANPVVELDGDEMTRIIWDFIKKKLILPYLDIDLQYYDLGIEERDRTNDQITIDAAHAIQKHGVGVKCATITPDEQRVEEFGLKQMWKSPNGTIRNILGGVIFREPIICRNVPRLVPGWTKPIVVGRHAFGDQYRATDFHFPTAGKLTMKFVGEDGTVIERDVYSAPSAGVYMGMYNLDDSIYDFARSSLNYGLMKRWPVYLSTKNTILKVYDGRFKDIFAKVYAEEFEDRFKALGIHYEHRLIDDMVASAMKWSGGYVWACKNYDGDVQSDTVAQGFGSLGLMTSILMTPDGKVVEAEAAHGTVTRHFRQHQKGEQTSTNSVASIYAWTGGLKHRATLDGNDALMRFATTLEKVTVDTVEDGWMTKDLALLVGPDQKWLTTMGYLEKVDEYLNKALKG; this is translated from the coding sequence ATGTCCAAGATCAAGGTAGCCAACCCCGTCGTCGAACTCGACGGCGATGAGATGACCCGGATCATCTGGGATTTCATCAAGAAAAAGCTGATCCTGCCCTATCTCGACATCGACCTGCAGTATTACGACCTCGGGATCGAGGAGCGGGACCGTACCAACGACCAGATCACCATCGACGCGGCCCATGCCATCCAGAAACACGGCGTCGGCGTCAAATGCGCGACCATCACCCCCGATGAGCAGCGGGTCGAGGAATTCGGCCTGAAACAGATGTGGAAATCGCCCAACGGCACGATCCGCAACATCCTTGGCGGCGTGATCTTCCGCGAGCCGATCATCTGCCGCAACGTCCCCCGCCTTGTCCCCGGCTGGACCAAACCCATCGTCGTTGGCCGCCACGCCTTTGGCGACCAGTACCGCGCGACCGACTTTCACTTCCCCACCGCCGGCAAGCTCACGATGAAATTCGTCGGCGAAGACGGCACGGTGATCGAACGTGACGTCTACTCCGCCCCCTCCGCCGGTGTCTACATGGGCATGTATAACCTTGACGACAGCATCTACGACTTCGCCCGCTCGTCGCTGAACTACGGGCTGATGAAGCGCTGGCCGGTCTATCTTTCCACCAAGAACACCATCCTCAAGGTCTATGACGGCCGCTTCAAGGACATCTTCGCCAAGGTCTATGCCGAGGAATTCGAAGACCGCTTCAAGGCCCTTGGCATCCATTACGAACACCGCCTGATCGACGACATGGTCGCCTCCGCGATGAAATGGTCGGGTGGCTATGTCTGGGCCTGCAAGAACTATGACGGCGATGTGCAGTCCGACACGGTGGCCCAAGGGTTTGGCTCGCTTGGCCTGATGACCTCGATCCTGATGACCCCCGATGGCAAGGTGGTCGAGGCCGAGGCCGCCCATGGCACCGTCACCCGCCACTTCCGCCAGCACCAGAAGGGCGAACAGACCTCGACCAACTCGGTCGCGTCGATCTACGCCTGGACCGGGGGCCTGAAACACCGCGCCACGCTGGACGGAAATGACGCGCTGATGCGCTTTGCCACCACGCTGGAAAAGGTCACCGTCGACACCGTTGAAGACGGCTGGATGACCAAGGACTTGGCCCTGCTGGTCGGGCCGGATCAGAAGTGGCTGACCACGATGGGCTATCTGGAAAAAGTGGACGAATACCTGAACAAGGCCCTCAAGGGCTAA
- a CDS encoding histidine phosphatase family protein gives MRFLILCLAMVFSDPALAADPLDAARAPGAVLLMRHATAPGTGDPSGMRLGDCSTQRNLSDAGRDEARAIGARLRDAGISFGQILASEWCRTTETANLLGLGPVTPFPPANSFFGNRATADQQTAQVLDHLAALPEGDRVLIVTHQVNITALTGITPRSGEIVVARRGASGLEVLGRLPP, from the coding sequence ATGCGGTTCCTGATCCTTTGCCTTGCCATGGTCTTCTCCGACCCCGCCCTTGCGGCCGACCCGCTTGACGCGGCTCGTGCGCCCGGTGCGGTGCTTTTGATGCGCCACGCCACAGCGCCCGGAACCGGGGATCCGTCAGGCATGCGCCTTGGGGATTGCAGCACGCAGCGCAACCTTTCGGATGCGGGGCGTGATGAGGCGCGGGCCATCGGGGCACGGCTGCGGGACGCCGGGATCAGCTTTGGCCAGATCCTTGCCTCGGAATGGTGCCGCACGACGGAAACGGCAAATTTGTTGGGCCTTGGGCCCGTCACGCCGTTTCCACCCGCCAATTCCTTCTTTGGCAATCGGGCCACGGCTGACCAACAGACGGCCCAGGTTCTGGACCATCTTGCCGCTCTGCCGGAAGGGGACCGGGTGCTGATCGTGACCCATCAGGTCAACATAACCGCCCTGACCGGCATCACCCCCCGGTCGGGCGAGATTGTCGTGGCCCGACGCGGCGCATCGGGCCTGGAAGTGCTCGGCCGGCTGCCCCCTTGA
- a CDS encoding class II glutamine amidotransferase: MCRWAAYTGAPIFLEEIISRPGHSLIHQSHCATQCHTAINADGFGIAWYGAKSEPGLFRDVLPAWSDPNLRSLTAQVQSHLFLAHVRASTGTATSRNNCHPFTHGRWSFMHNGQVGGYDAFRRDADMMIPETLYPHRKGATDSEALFLVALAEGLDDDPRGALERAAARFISLARAKGQGPHLRLTAALSDGQRLYAVRYATDDAAPSLYHRWSDTRGGRAVVSEPLEAGEGGWDEVPPYSFCTFEGSEVRVEDFLPCRLAAAA; encoded by the coding sequence ATGTGCCGCTGGGCCGCCTATACCGGGGCGCCGATCTTCCTTGAGGAGATCATCAGCCGTCCGGGTCACAGCTTGATCCACCAAAGCCATTGCGCGACGCAGTGCCATACGGCGATCAACGCCGATGGTTTCGGCATTGCATGGTATGGCGCGAAGTCGGAACCGGGTCTGTTCCGCGATGTTCTGCCCGCGTGGTCCGACCCGAACCTGCGCAGCCTGACGGCGCAGGTCCAGTCGCACCTGTTCCTTGCCCATGTCCGAGCGTCAACCGGAACTGCCACCAGCCGCAACAACTGCCATCCCTTCACCCATGGCCGGTGGAGCTTTATGCACAACGGTCAGGTCGGCGGCTATGACGCCTTCCGCCGCGACGCTGACATGATGATCCCCGAAACGCTTTATCCCCACCGCAAGGGCGCCACGGATAGTGAGGCACTGTTTCTGGTGGCCTTGGCCGAGGGGCTGGACGATGATCCGCGCGGCGCGTTGGAACGTGCGGCGGCCCGGTTCATCAGTCTTGCGCGCGCCAAGGGGCAGGGGCCGCATCTGCGGCTGACGGCGGCCCTGTCGGATGGCCAGCGGCTATACGCTGTGCGCTATGCGACCGACGATGCCGCGCCATCGCTTTACCACCGGTGGTCCGATACGCGCGGTGGCCGCGCCGTGGTGTCCGAACCGTTGGAGGCTGGGGAAGGCGGTTGGGACGAAGTTCCGCCCTACAGCTTCTGCACGTTCGAGGGGTCTGAGGTGCGGGTCGAGGATTTCTTGCCCTGCAGGCTGGCTGCCGCCGCCTGA
- a CDS encoding YSC84-related protein — MFNTDMTRRGLVLGAAALALGACNNGIGSNGAAQIDARVEATQNFLFQRYPGTQDLASRASGVLYMPLITEAGFGIGGSYGRGALRIQGVTVDYYSATKGTIGFQIGAQQYAHALFFMTPEALEEFRRSSGWAASGEIRYATPDQGASIGKETTELDPVIALVFGQQGLIAGATLGGVKYTRIIP, encoded by the coding sequence ATGTTCAATACCGATATGACACGGCGTGGGCTGGTTCTGGGGGCGGCGGCGCTTGCGCTGGGGGCCTGCAACAACGGGATCGGGTCGAACGGGGCGGCGCAGATCGACGCGCGGGTCGAGGCGACGCAGAACTTCCTGTTCCAGCGCTACCCCGGCACGCAAGACCTGGCCAGCCGCGCGTCGGGGGTGCTTTACATGCCCCTGATCACCGAGGCCGGGTTCGGGATCGGCGGGTCCTACGGGCGCGGGGCCTTGCGGATCCAAGGGGTGACGGTGGACTATTATTCCGCCACCAAGGGCACCATCGGGTTCCAGATCGGCGCGCAGCAATATGCCCATGCCCTGTTCTTCATGACCCCCGAGGCGTTGGAGGAGTTCCGCCGGTCCAGTGGCTGGGCTGCCAGCGGGGAGATCCGCTATGCGACCCCGGATCAGGGTGCCAGCATCGGCAAGGAGACGACAGAGCTTGACCCGGTGATCGCGCTGGTCTTTGGCCAGCAGGGGCTGATCGCGGGGGCGACGCTGGGTGGGGTCAAGTATACCCGGATCATCCCGTAA
- the alaS gene encoding alanine--tRNA ligase → MASLNDIRSTYLEFFRRNGHRVVDSSPLVPRNDPTLMFANSGMVQFKNLFTGVETRDYKRATTAQKCVRAGGKHNDLDNVGYTARHHTFFEMLGNFSFGDYFKDQAIAFAWELLTKDFGLNPDKLLVTVYHTDDEAAGIWKKVAGLPDSRIIRIATDDNFWRMGPTGPCGPCTEIFYDHGDHIWGGPPGSAQEDGDRFIEIWNNVFMQNEQFADGRLVPLEMQSIDTGMGLERIGALLQGKHDNYDTDLMRSLIEASAHATSADPDGPGKIHHRVIADHLRSTSFLIADGVMPSNEGRGYVLRRIMRRAMRHAHMLGAHDPVMHRLVPALVRGMGAAYPELGRAQSLIEETLRLEETRFKQTLDRGLKLLDDELARLPEGGALPGAAAFKLYDTYGFPLDLTQDALREKGREVDVAGFDHAMQEQKQKARAAWVGTGAAGDARIWFDLAEEHGATEFLGYDTETAEGVVAALVRDGAAVGAAATGETVQIVVNQTPFYAESGGQVGDSGLIRTATGLAEVTDVKKAAGVFIHVAKVLEGDLLKGQPAKLEVSHSRRSQIRANHSATHLLHEALRRTLGDHVAQRGSLNAADRLRFDFSHSAAISAPDLQTIEAEVNAFIRQNAPVETRIMTPDDARAIGAQALFGEKYGDEVRVVSMGVLDGSGKGADGKTYSLELCGGTHVARTGDIGAMVLLGDSASSAGVRRIEALTGQAALDHLRQQDARLNDIATIIKAPPSELADRIRALFDERKALANEVAQLRREVAMGGSAAGPEAKEINGIRFIAQVLSGVSGKDLPALIDELKARLGSGAVLLIADTGAKPAVAAGVTADLTAKLSAVTLVKAAAEAMGGKGGGGRPDLAQAGGADIALADAAIKAAEAAMGG, encoded by the coding sequence ATGGCGTCACTGAACGACATCCGCTCCACCTACCTTGAGTTCTTTCGCCGCAACGGTCACAGGGTGGTCGACAGCTCTCCGCTTGTCCCGCGCAACGACCCGACGCTGATGTTCGCGAATTCGGGCATGGTGCAGTTCAAGAACCTGTTCACCGGGGTCGAAACCCGCGACTACAAGCGCGCGACGACGGCACAGAAATGCGTGCGTGCCGGCGGCAAGCACAACGATCTGGACAATGTCGGCTACACCGCCCGGCATCATACCTTCTTTGAAATGCTGGGGAATTTCAGTTTCGGCGATTACTTCAAGGATCAGGCCATCGCTTTTGCATGGGAGCTTTTGACCAAGGACTTCGGCCTGAACCCCGACAAGCTTCTGGTCACCGTCTACCATACCGATGATGAAGCGGCGGGCATCTGGAAGAAGGTCGCCGGTCTGCCCGACAGCCGGATCATCCGCATCGCGACGGATGACAACTTCTGGCGGATGGGCCCGACCGGCCCCTGCGGCCCCTGCACCGAGATTTTCTACGACCATGGCGACCATATCTGGGGCGGCCCGCCCGGCAGTGCCCAGGAAGACGGCGACCGGTTCATCGAGATCTGGAACAACGTCTTCATGCAGAACGAACAGTTCGCCGACGGGCGGCTTGTGCCGCTGGAGATGCAGTCGATCGACACCGGCATGGGGCTGGAGCGGATTGGCGCGCTGCTGCAGGGCAAGCACGACAACTACGACACTGACCTGATGCGCAGCCTGATTGAGGCTTCGGCCCACGCCACCAGCGCAGATCCCGACGGTCCGGGCAAGATCCACCACCGGGTGATCGCGGACCACCTGCGGTCGACCTCGTTCCTGATCGCCGATGGCGTGATGCCGTCAAACGAAGGCCGGGGCTATGTCCTGCGGCGGATCATGCGCCGGGCGATGCGGCATGCCCATATGCTGGGCGCGCATGACCCGGTGATGCACCGCCTTGTGCCCGCACTGGTACGCGGCATGGGGGCGGCTTACCCCGAGCTTGGTCGGGCGCAATCGCTGATCGAGGAAACCCTGCGGCTGGAGGAAACGCGGTTCAAGCAGACCCTCGACCGGGGGCTGAAACTGCTGGACGACGAACTCGCCCGCCTGCCCGAAGGCGGTGCCTTGCCGGGGGCTGCGGCGTTCAAGCTCTATGACACCTACGGCTTCCCGCTGGACCTGACGCAGGACGCCCTGCGCGAAAAGGGGCGTGAGGTGGACGTGGCGGGCTTCGACCATGCCATGCAGGAGCAAAAGCAGAAGGCCCGCGCCGCCTGGGTCGGCACCGGGGCTGCGGGCGATGCGCGGATCTGGTTTGACCTTGCCGAAGAACATGGCGCGACCGAATTCCTGGGCTATGACACCGAAACGGCCGAGGGTGTGGTTGCGGCCCTGGTTCGGGATGGGGCAGCGGTTGGCGCGGCGGCTACGGGTGAGACTGTGCAGATCGTGGTCAACCAGACCCCGTTCTACGCCGAAAGCGGCGGGCAGGTGGGGGACTCCGGCCTGATCCGCACGGCGACGGGCCTTGCCGAAGTGACGGATGTCAAAAAGGCCGCTGGCGTTTTCATTCACGTTGCCAAGGTGTTGGAGGGTGATCTTCTCAAAGGTCAACCCGCCAAGCTGGAGGTCAGCCACAGCCGCCGGTCGCAGATTCGCGCCAACCATTCGGCCACCCACCTTCTGCATGAGGCGCTGCGGCGGACGCTTGGTGATCATGTAGCACAACGCGGCTCGCTGAACGCCGCTGACCGCTTGCGGTTCGATTTCAGCCATTCGGCGGCAATCTCGGCGCCGGACCTGCAGACGATCGAGGCCGAGGTGAACGCCTTCATCCGCCAGAACGCCCCGGTCGAGACGCGGATCATGACCCCCGACGATGCCCGCGCCATCGGCGCGCAGGCGCTGTTTGGCGAGAAGTATGGCGATGAAGTGCGCGTCGTGTCGATGGGCGTGCTGGACGGGTCGGGCAAGGGCGCGGACGGCAAGACCTACAGCCTGGAGCTTTGCGGCGGCACCCATGTCGCCCGCACCGGTGATATCGGGGCGATGGTTCTTCTGGGCGACTCAGCCTCCAGCGCCGGGGTTCGGCGGATCGAGGCGCTGACGGGTCAGGCCGCGCTCGACCACCTGCGCCAGCAGGACGCGCGGCTGAACGACATCGCGACGATCATCAAGGCCCCGCCATCGGAACTGGCCGACCGCATCCGCGCGCTGTTTGACGAACGGAAAGCGCTCGCGAATGAGGTTGCACAACTGCGCCGCGAGGTTGCGATGGGTGGCAGTGCCGCTGGCCCGGAAGCCAAGGAAATCAATGGCATCCGCTTCATTGCTCAGGTGCTTTCCGGCGTGTCGGGCAAGGACCTGCCGGCGCTGATTGATGAGCTGAAGGCCCGGCTCGGCTCTGGCGCGGTGCTGCTGATTGCCGACACCGGGGCCAAGCCGGCGGTGGCCGCTGGCGTCACTGCTGACCTGACCGCGAAGCTTTCCGCCGTCACCCTTGTCAAGGCTGCGGCTGAGGCGATGGGCGGCAAGGGCGGGGGCGGGCGACCTGACCTTGCCCAAGCGGGTGGCGCGGATATCGCGCTGGCCGATGCAGCGATCAAGGCGGCTGAAGCCGCGATGGGGGGCTGA